Proteins found in one Nocardia brasiliensis ATCC 700358 genomic segment:
- a CDS encoding glucose 1-dehydrogenase, producing the protein MGFPEQQQPVPGVQARMDPVPDCGEDSYRGSGKLTGKAAVITGADSGIGRAVAIAFAREGADVLLSYLSEDEDAKEVAELVEQAGRKAVLVPGDLAEPGQCRTVIDRAVQEFGKIDVLVSNAAYQMTHETLEEISDEEFDHTFQVNVSAYFRLVKAALPHMRPGASIIGSSSVNSDMPSPTLAPYAATKAAIANFSASLAQLLGERGIRVNSVAPGPIWTPLIPSTMPPKKVANFGDDVPLGRAGQPAELAPAYVLLASDDGSYISGARIAVTGGRPIL; encoded by the coding sequence ATGGGATTTCCTGAACAGCAGCAGCCGGTTCCCGGCGTGCAGGCGCGAATGGATCCGGTGCCGGACTGCGGGGAGGACAGCTACCGGGGGTCGGGCAAGCTGACCGGCAAGGCGGCTGTGATCACCGGCGCCGACAGCGGTATCGGGCGCGCGGTCGCGATCGCCTTCGCGCGCGAAGGCGCGGACGTGCTGCTTTCCTATTTGAGCGAGGACGAAGACGCCAAGGAAGTGGCCGAGCTGGTCGAGCAGGCCGGGCGCAAGGCGGTGCTGGTGCCCGGCGATCTCGCCGAGCCGGGGCAATGCCGGACCGTTATCGATCGGGCCGTGCAGGAGTTCGGGAAGATCGACGTCCTGGTGAGCAACGCGGCCTACCAGATGACGCACGAGACGCTGGAGGAGATCAGCGACGAGGAGTTCGATCACACCTTCCAGGTGAACGTCAGCGCGTACTTCCGCTTGGTCAAAGCCGCGCTGCCGCATATGCGGCCGGGTGCGTCGATCATCGGCAGTTCGTCGGTCAACTCCGATATGCCCTCACCGACTCTCGCACCCTATGCGGCGACGAAGGCGGCGATCGCGAACTTCTCCGCGAGCCTGGCCCAGCTGCTCGGTGAACGCGGGATCCGGGTGAACAGCGTTGCGCCGGGGCCGATCTGGACGCCGTTGATCCCGTCGACGATGCCGCCGAAGAAGGTGGCGAACTTCGGCGACGACGTGCCGCTCGGGCGCGCGGGCCAGCCCGCCGAACTCGCCCCGGCCTACGTTCTGCTCGCCTCCGACGACGGTAGCTACATCTCCGGCGCGCGGATCGCCGTGACCGGCGGCAGGCCGATCCTCTGA
- a CDS encoding TetR/AcrR family transcriptional regulator → MARAPIGRQQLLDAARDELVRGNGVLELAALTRRAGLSTGAMYHHFGSKSGLLAAIYETFYEGLRHAIADAQLPAADWSTREHERTRRFVAYHFADPLAAVLLDRTALDPQLTELEAVYIQTMSANAAGNIRSGQARGEIPAEIDPESAGAFVIGGLRHGIGQQLRLTPPPDPETAADRLWRSTAAVLGLD, encoded by the coding sequence GTGGCACGTGCACCGATCGGTCGTCAACAACTTCTCGACGCCGCCCGCGACGAACTGGTCCGCGGCAACGGCGTGCTGGAGCTGGCCGCGCTCACCCGCCGCGCCGGGCTGAGCACCGGGGCGATGTATCACCATTTCGGCTCTAAAAGTGGTCTGCTGGCAGCGATTTACGAGACGTTCTACGAGGGCCTGCGGCACGCCATCGCCGACGCCCAGCTCCCCGCGGCCGACTGGTCGACCCGCGAGCACGAACGCACCCGCCGTTTCGTCGCCTACCATTTCGCCGATCCGCTGGCCGCCGTCCTGCTCGACCGCACTGCCCTGGACCCGCAGCTCACCGAGTTGGAAGCGGTCTACATCCAGACCATGAGCGCCAACGCCGCCGGCAACATCCGCAGCGGCCAGGCGCGCGGCGAGATCCCCGCCGAGATCGACCCGGAGAGCGCGGGCGCCTTCGTCATCGGGGGACTGCGCCACGGCATCGGCCAGCAACTCCGGCTGACCCCGCCGCCGGACCCGGAGACGGCCGCCGATCGCCTGTGGCGCTCAACGGCCGCCGTCCTCGGACTCGATTGA
- a CDS encoding CsbD family protein, producing the protein MSEHGSGPREGVEGVVEDVKGKAKEAAGVVTGDESLKGEGKAQQDKAESQREAAQKEAAAEKARAEADVNEARQAGHQQS; encoded by the coding sequence GTGTCAGAACATGGAAGTGGCCCCCGCGAGGGCGTCGAAGGTGTCGTCGAAGACGTGAAAGGCAAGGCCAAGGAGGCCGCCGGTGTCGTCACCGGTGACGAGAGCCTCAAAGGCGAGGGCAAGGCGCAGCAGGACAAAGCCGAATCCCAGCGCGAGGCAGCGCAGAAGGAAGCCGCCGCGGAGAAGGCCCGCGCGGAAGCCGATGTGAACGAGGCGCGCCAAGCCGGACATCAGCAGAGCTAG
- a CDS encoding alpha/beta hydrolase family protein — MTSPITGTAAGVPFTALPPSGDAARAPMIVTWHMLDAPRTDAAFAAALPMAGLPAWRVHLGMPMCGARMVDGSTDAIVALFNEDPLMSFLYPFAQQATAEFPAALAALREQLPVDDGPIGVLGGSLGGAVALNVLTTTDIPVFAAAIVNGAIHLRSVVDLFPGTYRYDAESEKAVDSMDFIAEATRLADRAPLLVVSGELDHPAFRADAASLVAAIGPRAELRHIPGLAHPLADEPGLAPAPQSPQARAVDTALTRWFAHQLVQALQP; from the coding sequence ATGACCTCACCGATCACCGGCACGGCCGCGGGCGTGCCGTTCACCGCTCTGCCGCCGTCCGGGGACGCCGCCCGCGCGCCGATGATCGTCACCTGGCACATGCTCGACGCGCCCCGCACCGACGCCGCGTTCGCGGCGGCACTGCCGATGGCGGGCCTGCCCGCCTGGCGCGTGCATCTCGGCATGCCGATGTGCGGGGCGCGCATGGTCGACGGCAGCACCGACGCCATCGTCGCCCTGTTCAACGAAGACCCCCTGATGTCGTTCCTCTACCCGTTCGCGCAGCAGGCGACCGCGGAGTTCCCGGCCGCCCTCGCGGCTCTGCGCGAGCAGTTGCCGGTCGACGACGGCCCGATCGGCGTGCTCGGCGGTTCGCTCGGCGGAGCCGTCGCGTTGAACGTCCTGACCACGACCGACATCCCGGTCTTCGCCGCCGCGATCGTGAACGGCGCCATCCACCTGCGCTCCGTGGTCGACCTGTTCCCCGGCACGTACCGCTACGACGCCGAATCCGAAAAAGCCGTCGACAGCATGGATTTCATCGCCGAAGCCACGCGCCTGGCCGACCGCGCGCCGCTGCTGGTCGTCAGCGGCGAACTCGACCACCCCGCCTTCCGCGCCGACGCCGCAAGTCTCGTCGCCGCGATCGGCCCCCGCGCCGAACTCCGACACATCCCCGGCCTCGCCCACCCGCTGGCCGACGAACCCGGCCTGGCGCCCGCCCCCCAATCCCCCCAAGCCCGCGCGGTGGACACCGCCCTCACCCGGTGGTTTGCCCACCAGCTCGTGCAAGCCCTTCAGCCCTAG
- a CDS encoding M14 family zinc carboxypeptidase, producing the protein MTANAADDSPYYWDVPVPSRAQVEIIENAGIEMVPAGPGKVTIAVDEAGAQALRAKGLTLTKKAPVYKSDPSERRTPDATYYGGYHTAADLLRHATDTAAKYPGIAQVHNIGKSWLADRGRGGHTMNVICLTGTSAGTDAEKAAAKTTMKPVGCDLAPTTRKPRFLLTAQIHARELATGELAWKWIDYLATGYGTDPAVTSILDNTEVWVVPVTNPDGVDVTASGGNRPKMQRKNVNNSATPPSCSVVDGSGQGPGVDLNRNFTVRWGGDSRNPCAQTYQGPRAGSEPETQAIQKLYASLFTNQRPSGGGDVPQTATGIVIDLHAYGNYGIIPSNATSRNATQLRALTKKIVPSGFVVGTSEETVGYSTTGTTDDQAHGALGLAAITIEIGPNSSGSCGGFMPRYSCVESTFWPQMKKAFSTAAQLANAPYKQGGQTS; encoded by the coding sequence GTGACGGCGAACGCCGCCGATGATTCCCCCTACTATTGGGATGTGCCGGTGCCGTCGCGCGCGCAGGTGGAGATCATCGAGAACGCCGGGATCGAAATGGTTCCCGCCGGACCGGGGAAGGTCACCATCGCGGTCGACGAGGCCGGTGCCCAGGCGCTGCGCGCGAAGGGGCTGACCCTCACCAAGAAGGCGCCGGTCTACAAATCGGACCCTTCGGAGCGGCGGACTCCTGACGCCACCTACTACGGCGGCTATCACACGGCGGCCGATCTGCTGCGTCATGCGACCGACACCGCCGCCAAATATCCCGGAATCGCGCAGGTGCACAACATCGGCAAATCGTGGCTGGCCGATCGGGGCCGGGGCGGGCACACGATGAACGTGATCTGCCTGACCGGCACGTCCGCGGGGACCGACGCGGAGAAGGCCGCCGCGAAAACCACGATGAAGCCCGTCGGGTGCGATCTGGCGCCCACCACGCGCAAGCCTCGTTTTCTGCTGACCGCGCAGATCCACGCCCGCGAACTGGCCACCGGTGAATTGGCGTGGAAATGGATCGACTATCTCGCCACCGGCTACGGCACCGATCCTGCGGTGACCTCGATCCTGGACAACACCGAGGTGTGGGTGGTTCCGGTGACCAACCCGGACGGCGTCGACGTCACCGCGAGCGGCGGTAATCGGCCCAAGATGCAACGTAAGAACGTCAACAACAGTGCGACCCCGCCGTCCTGCTCGGTTGTCGACGGTTCCGGTCAGGGCCCCGGGGTGGACCTGAACCGCAATTTCACCGTCCGCTGGGGCGGTGATTCCCGGAACCCTTGCGCGCAGACCTACCAGGGTCCGCGCGCCGGCTCCGAACCGGAAACTCAAGCGATCCAGAAGCTCTATGCGAGCCTGTTCACCAATCAGCGGCCCAGCGGCGGCGGCGACGTTCCGCAAACCGCGACCGGCATCGTGATCGATCTGCACGCCTACGGCAACTACGGAATCATCCCGAGCAATGCCACCAGCCGCAATGCCACTCAGCTGCGCGCGTTGACGAAGAAGATCGTGCCCAGCGGATTCGTCGTCGGCACGTCGGAGGAAACCGTTGGATACTCGACCACCGGAACGACCGACGACCAAGCCCACGGCGCATTGGGCCTGGCCGCCATCACCATCGAAATCGGCCCGAACAGTTCGGGGTCGTGCGGCGGTTTCATGCCGCGCTACTCCTGCGTGGAAAGTACCTTCTGGCCACAGATGAAGAAGGCGTTCAGTACCGCCGCCCAGCTGGCGAACGCGCCTTATAAACAGGGCGGGCAGACGTCCTGA
- a CDS encoding phytanoyl-CoA dioxygenase family protein, producing MSAEVSSLPDLGGDLAGTYRRTPSSGASIDAEICAADLAALDRDGYVILPDLLGPQELDEIRAAVAPLLNQHGRNKFEGHTTQRIYSVLNKTRTCDRIADHPRVLALLDRLFLPNYLLSMLQVINILPGEQAQMLHTDDSFYPLPRPRAALGAATIWAIDDFTADNGATDIIAGSHRWGHRMPEESEREPVVMRAGSCVFFLGTLWHGGGANRSAQPRLALTAQYCEPWLRPQEAFTLSTTRDTVRAVSEDIRRMLGYSIHPPFIGQVDGMHPKRLLEPDAPPV from the coding sequence ATGAGCGCCGAGGTGTCGTCCCTGCCGGACCTGGGCGGCGACCTGGCCGGGACATACCGCCGCACCCCGAGCAGCGGCGCGAGCATCGATGCGGAAATCTGCGCGGCCGATCTGGCCGCACTCGACCGCGACGGCTACGTCATCCTGCCCGACCTGCTGGGCCCGCAGGAACTCGACGAGATCCGCGCGGCGGTCGCGCCGCTGCTGAATCAGCACGGCCGCAACAAGTTCGAGGGCCACACCACCCAGCGGATCTACAGCGTGCTCAACAAGACGCGCACCTGCGACCGCATCGCCGACCATCCGCGGGTACTCGCGCTGCTGGATCGCTTGTTCTTGCCGAACTATCTGCTGTCGATGCTCCAGGTGATCAACATCCTGCCGGGTGAGCAGGCCCAGATGTTGCACACCGACGACAGTTTCTATCCGCTGCCGCGCCCGCGCGCCGCACTCGGCGCCGCGACGATCTGGGCGATCGACGATTTCACCGCCGACAACGGCGCCACCGACATCATCGCGGGCAGCCACCGGTGGGGGCACCGCATGCCCGAGGAGTCCGAACGTGAGCCGGTGGTGATGCGCGCGGGCTCGTGCGTGTTCTTCCTCGGCACCCTCTGGCACGGCGGCGGCGCCAACCGCTCGGCGCAGCCACGCCTCGCCCTGACCGCCCAATACTGCGAACCGTGGCTACGACCGCAGGAGGCGTTCACCCTCTCGACCACTCGGGACACCGTCCGCGCCGTCTCCGAGGACATCCGCCGCATGCTCGGCTACAGCATCCACCCGCCGTTCATCGGCCAGGTCGACGGCATGCACCCCAAGCGACTGCTGGAGCCGGACGCACCACCCGTCTGA
- a CDS encoding nucleotidyltransferase domain-containing protein, which yields MGSPDPSCSRELSAEEADRLWAAWTPAEVAARLSGVAAPWYVAAGWALDLFTGGTARAHGDLEIGFPAARFGEIVAALPGFEWDVVGDGRAWPYPAEAENHFQTWLREPASGRYRLDVFREAQAGDHWVCRRDPSITVPYAELILRTDDGIPYSIPEVALLFKAKALRAKDEADFDRVLPAMDTARRARLFDWLSRVHPGHAWLARL from the coding sequence GTGGGTTCGCCTGACCCCTCGTGCTCGCGGGAGCTTTCGGCGGAAGAAGCCGACCGGCTTTGGGCGGCGTGGACGCCGGCCGAGGTCGCGGCGCGACTGTCGGGCGTCGCAGCCCCCTGGTATGTGGCGGCCGGGTGGGCGCTCGACTTGTTCACCGGCGGTACCGCGCGGGCGCACGGCGATCTCGAAATCGGGTTTCCGGCAGCGAGATTCGGCGAGATAGTGGCCGCGCTGCCCGGGTTCGAGTGGGATGTCGTCGGTGACGGCCGAGCCTGGCCGTACCCGGCGGAAGCGGAGAATCACTTTCAGACCTGGTTGCGCGAACCCGCATCCGGTCGCTATCGACTCGATGTCTTTCGGGAAGCGCAGGCCGGGGATCACTGGGTCTGTCGCCGTGACCCGTCCATCACAGTGCCGTACGCGGAATTGATTTTGCGCACCGACGACGGGATTCCCTACTCGATTCCCGAAGTCGCACTGCTGTTCAAAGCGAAAGCTCTGCGCGCAAAGGACGAGGCCGATTTCGATCGCGTGCTGCCCGCGATGGACACGGCGCGGCGCGCACGACTGTTCGATTGGCTTTCCCGGGTGCACCCGGGGCACGCCTGGTTGGCCCGGCTCTGA
- a CDS encoding carboxylate-amine ligase produces MQALTVGFEEEFLLVDAEGRPVPEFDTVCGWLTDKLEAADSARFKPELQLTQIETISGIHTSMTALASELRSARATLAAAGDACAVTVLPVGTAPQSIADDTPLPDSARYARIHDRYRGVLRDYTACGAHVHIGVADPDRAVAVVNHLRPWLPTLLAVGVNSPFHRGRDSGYGSWRIAEQARFPGAGLPPYARSADDYDARIATLLECGTLVDDHMSFWLARPSKVYPTVEVRAADTAATVDDAILQAVLTRGLVQTALNKLDEGVEGPRIDEQVGAAAIWAAARYGLAGPAVDPIEEIRVPAVSLLRSLVAWIADALTATDDTAVAKRLLRNVERHGTGAARQRRAAQPGLRHLVDTFRLTTWS; encoded by the coding sequence ATGCAGGCACTCACGGTAGGTTTCGAAGAGGAATTTCTGCTGGTCGACGCGGAAGGCCGGCCGGTACCCGAATTCGACACGGTCTGCGGCTGGCTGACGGACAAACTCGAGGCGGCCGACAGCGCCCGGTTCAAGCCGGAACTGCAGCTGACGCAGATCGAGACGATCAGCGGCATCCACACCAGCATGACCGCGCTGGCGAGCGAATTGCGCAGCGCCAGAGCCACGCTCGCCGCCGCGGGGGACGCGTGCGCCGTGACGGTGCTGCCGGTCGGCACCGCGCCGCAGTCGATCGCCGACGACACTCCCCTGCCCGATTCGGCCCGCTATGCCCGCATCCACGACCGGTACCGGGGTGTGCTCCGCGACTACACCGCGTGCGGGGCGCACGTGCACATCGGCGTCGCCGATCCGGATCGCGCCGTGGCCGTCGTGAATCATCTGCGGCCGTGGTTGCCGACATTGCTTGCGGTCGGGGTGAATTCACCCTTCCATCGCGGCCGCGACTCCGGGTACGGCTCCTGGCGGATCGCCGAGCAGGCCCGCTTCCCCGGCGCCGGACTGCCGCCCTACGCGCGTTCGGCCGACGACTACGACGCGCGGATCGCCACCCTCCTCGAATGCGGCACGCTCGTCGACGATCACATGTCCTTTTGGCTGGCCCGGCCGTCGAAGGTGTACCCCACCGTGGAGGTGCGCGCCGCCGACACCGCCGCCACGGTGGACGACGCGATTTTGCAGGCGGTGCTCACCCGCGGTTTGGTGCAGACGGCCCTGAACAAGCTGGACGAGGGTGTGGAAGGCCCGCGCATCGACGAACAGGTTGGCGCCGCGGCGATTTGGGCCGCCGCGCGCTACGGATTGGCCGGCCCCGCCGTCGATCCGATCGAAGAGATCCGGGTGCCCGCGGTATCGCTGCTGCGTTCCCTCGTCGCCTGGATCGCCGACGCGCTCACCGCCACCGACGACACCGCCGTGGCAAAGCGGCTGTTGCGCAATGTCGAACGCCACGGCACCGGCGCCGCCCGGCAGCGCCGGGCCGCACAGCCCGGCCTGCGCCACCTCGTCGACACGTTCCGCCTGACCACCTGGTCGTGA